In Phyllobacterium zundukense, one DNA window encodes the following:
- a CDS encoding patatin-like phospholipase family protein: MSTTDPDVSDKGIAFDQVLGDELKAIATRRDELGISVVSPAGSSQSGPQEIFGLALSGGGVRSACFCLGALQALDRYKLIPRIDYLSTVSGGGYIGASMVSAMSRSDGEFPFGVAEQENGDVRDNEPVSHIRDHSRYLAPKGFSDLLLTVAIVLRGLAVNLLLVLSVLFPLATFTILTNPTVNHLRHNVLYDLVLYFEPPTGWKGQDFTSAYSYLLDPFLLTKMTGILLLFLLVVWGLRRSYLERHNTQRAMRISEPRSRWTRAAALLIVLFVLAVVIELQSKILAYIIDWFTAGGPTRSSIVSFGGVLMTIITTTALFQERLVSWIQKAFNNPTIGARIQAWCARLALYAAALALPALIYLLYLILSVWGIESAQGTYLALGYLGDSSIGLARYLGFALLVCVVFWLVLLLTRQTGREIFASMKATLLEHRWRSLFAMVLILMFVTALIAIAIATREPGTSSWFMLYNYLVISAFIGFIAMNFAENANALHRLYRDRLNVAFRLGKGRAGFAPLPLTELGTKSPYLLVNGTLNVRRSTPRKRPGATSQDPATESEGATKASTLPSTDPAKRGRNAEFFLFSKGFVGSDATGYASTEAMTANEPQLDLATAAAISGAAVSSSMGRVGIGFLSPTLALLNLRLGYWLRNPRYVEDVQNSAPQDTSRAAARVKASWYDFFRFYLAAEAFGILRADSSRIFVSDGGHIDNSGLYQLLKRKCQMIMVIDAEADPAMNFGALVDVQRFARIDLGIRIAIDWQAMRAATLRRSADRSKPVPPDDDAHRQHFAVGKIIYDQAGTEGILVYVKASVTGDEPDYVLDYERRYPLFPHESTGDQFFSEEQMEAYRALGFHATNCALKEPKSKAIGPVPPATLISELKRRLGIAGQTIS, encoded by the coding sequence ATGAGCACGACGGATCCCGACGTGAGCGACAAGGGCATAGCCTTTGATCAGGTACTCGGTGACGAACTGAAAGCCATCGCCACGCGCCGGGACGAACTGGGCATCTCTGTTGTGTCCCCGGCAGGTTCATCTCAATCTGGTCCTCAGGAAATTTTCGGACTGGCGCTTTCCGGTGGAGGGGTGCGCTCCGCCTGCTTCTGCCTCGGTGCGCTGCAGGCGCTCGACCGGTACAAGCTGATCCCCAGGATCGATTACCTTTCAACTGTTTCCGGCGGCGGCTACATCGGCGCAAGCATGGTTTCGGCAATGAGCCGCAGCGATGGCGAATTCCCGTTTGGGGTGGCCGAACAGGAAAATGGCGACGTTCGCGACAACGAACCGGTCAGCCACATCCGCGACCATAGCCGTTACCTTGCCCCCAAGGGCTTTTCGGACCTGCTCCTGACGGTGGCGATCGTTCTGAGGGGTCTGGCGGTAAATCTGCTGCTCGTGCTTTCGGTGCTTTTTCCACTCGCGACATTCACGATCCTGACCAACCCGACTGTCAACCATCTGAGGCACAATGTCCTTTACGATCTGGTCCTGTATTTCGAACCTCCGACGGGCTGGAAGGGACAGGACTTCACGTCGGCCTACAGCTATCTGCTCGATCCCTTCCTGCTGACTAAGATGACAGGCATCCTGCTGCTGTTCCTGCTCGTCGTCTGGGGATTGCGCCGGTCCTACCTGGAAAGGCACAACACCCAAAGGGCAATGCGCATATCCGAACCAAGGAGCCGGTGGACACGTGCCGCGGCCTTGCTCATAGTCCTGTTCGTTCTTGCCGTCGTCATCGAGCTTCAGTCGAAGATTCTCGCTTATATCATCGACTGGTTCACGGCAGGTGGACCAACCAGGTCGAGCATTGTTTCATTTGGCGGCGTGTTGATGACAATCATAACGACCACGGCGCTCTTCCAGGAAAGGCTGGTCAGCTGGATTCAGAAGGCATTCAACAACCCGACGATCGGTGCGCGGATTCAGGCATGGTGTGCCAGGCTGGCACTTTATGCTGCGGCGCTGGCGCTGCCGGCACTCATCTATTTGTTGTATCTTATCTTAAGTGTCTGGGGCATTGAATCTGCGCAGGGCACCTATCTTGCTCTGGGCTATCTTGGCGATAGCAGCATCGGTCTCGCCCGCTACCTCGGCTTTGCCCTGCTTGTCTGCGTGGTATTCTGGCTGGTCCTCCTGTTGACGCGCCAGACGGGGCGTGAAATTTTTGCGAGCATGAAGGCTACGTTGCTCGAGCACCGCTGGCGCAGCTTGTTCGCAATGGTCCTCATACTCATGTTCGTCACAGCGCTCATTGCGATAGCCATTGCAACCAGGGAACCCGGCACCTCGTCGTGGTTCATGCTTTACAACTATCTCGTCATTTCCGCTTTCATCGGCTTTATTGCCATGAATTTCGCCGAGAATGCCAACGCGCTGCATCGCCTCTACCGCGATCGTCTGAACGTTGCCTTCAGACTGGGAAAAGGCAGGGCGGGTTTCGCACCCCTGCCCCTTACGGAATTGGGCACGAAATCACCCTACCTGCTTGTCAATGGCACCCTCAATGTCCGCCGCTCGACGCCGAGAAAGCGCCCAGGGGCCACCAGCCAGGACCCAGCCACCGAGAGTGAGGGCGCAACCAAAGCCAGCACATTGCCCAGCACCGATCCGGCCAAGCGCGGGCGCAATGCAGAGTTTTTCCTGTTCTCCAAAGGTTTTGTCGGCAGCGACGCCACCGGTTATGCGTCGACCGAAGCAATGACTGCGAACGAGCCGCAGCTTGATCTGGCAACGGCAGCAGCCATCTCGGGTGCGGCCGTATCGTCCAGTATGGGACGTGTCGGTATTGGATTTCTCAGTCCCACGCTTGCCCTGCTGAACCTGCGGCTTGGCTATTGGCTGCGCAATCCGCGCTATGTCGAAGATGTCCAGAATTCGGCGCCGCAGGATACGTCGCGGGCGGCGGCGCGCGTAAAGGCAAGCTGGTACGACTTCTTCCGCTTCTATCTGGCGGCTGAAGCCTTTGGCATCCTGCGGGCGGACAGTTCGCGCATATTTGTCAGCGATGGCGGACACATAGACAATAGCGGGCTTTACCAGTTGCTCAAACGCAAGTGCCAGATGATCATGGTCATCGACGCCGAAGCCGACCCCGCAATGAATTTCGGCGCACTGGTCGATGTGCAGCGTTTCGCGCGGATCGACCTGGGCATCCGGATCGCCATCGACTGGCAAGCCATGCGTGCTGCCACGCTGCGCCGGTCGGCCGACAGGTCGAAACCCGTTCCACCCGATGACGACGCTCACAGGCAGCATTTCGCAGTCGGAAAAATCATCTATGACCAGGCTGGCACCGAGGGCATCCTTGTTTACGTCAAGGCGTCGGTGACGGGCGATGAACCTGACTATGTCCTCGACTACGAGCGCCGCTATCCGCTCTTCCCGCATGAATCCACCGGAGATCAATTCTTCTCCGAAGAACAGATGGAGGCCTATCGCGCGCTTGGTTTTCACGCCACGAATTGTGCGCTCAAGGAGCCAAAATCAAAGGCGATTGGGCCCGTACCGCCAGCAACGCTGATCTCCGAATTGAAGCGGCGCCTGGGAATTGCCGGGCAGACGATCAGTTAA
- a CDS encoding peroxidase family protein, giving the protein MSLKTKTTAAKKSGPLGLPVELLATLETKAQAVKTTPGHGVAGRHATRQLLDALSGNRDPGMFGRMFPKLPPLSVSDDKLQALADAMIDNDPNIAAGNNPNIPAGFTYLGQFVDHDITLDLTSLGEKEKDPLGIENFRTPSLDLDAIYGLGPDGSPHLYARNPGVGSGRKHGPKFLIGKNFNSGEGNFRNDLPRSPEGFALIADHRNDENLLVAQTHLAMLKFHNKVCDTISAAANPPADVFAQARQLVTWHYQWMVLHDWVERLTEPGIVAKILHDGRKFYRFKRVPFMPVEFSAAAYRLGHSMVRQRYAHNRVFTGADFFLFFEFTGLSGGLVGDLAPTPPTTPPNTAFPTLPSNWIIDWRRFHELGDMGGAPVAVNSSRRLDPFIAASLHNLPGGGGNLAFRNLKRGVNLGLPSGQSVATHMKIKNPLTPDEIASGPDGIVAKAKGLHTSTPLWYYILKEAKVRQNGERLGPVGSTIISEVFVGLVHGDQNSYIWQRANWKPTLPSKQAGNFTMADLLRFVDDVNPIGD; this is encoded by the coding sequence ATGTCTTTGAAAACCAAGACGACGGCTGCGAAGAAATCCGGTCCTTTGGGCCTGCCGGTAGAACTGCTGGCGACACTTGAAACGAAAGCCCAGGCGGTCAAGACCACACCCGGTCATGGCGTCGCGGGCAGACATGCGACGCGGCAATTGCTCGACGCCCTGTCGGGCAACAGGGATCCCGGCATGTTCGGGCGGATGTTTCCAAAATTGCCGCCATTGTCGGTGAGTGACGACAAACTCCAGGCACTGGCCGATGCCATGATCGACAACGATCCGAATATCGCGGCAGGGAACAACCCAAACATCCCTGCGGGCTTCACGTATCTCGGCCAGTTTGTCGATCACGACATAACACTTGACCTGACGTCTCTTGGTGAAAAGGAGAAGGATCCCCTGGGGATCGAGAACTTCAGGACGCCAAGCCTGGATCTTGATGCCATCTACGGTCTTGGGCCGGATGGAAGCCCGCATCTCTATGCCCGCAACCCGGGCGTGGGATCCGGCAGGAAGCATGGCCCGAAATTCCTCATCGGAAAGAATTTCAACTCGGGCGAGGGCAATTTCCGCAATGACCTGCCCCGCAGTCCGGAAGGCTTTGCACTTATCGCGGATCATCGAAACGATGAGAATCTGCTTGTCGCACAGACCCATCTGGCGATGCTCAAGTTTCACAACAAAGTCTGCGACACGATCAGCGCGGCAGCCAATCCACCGGCCGACGTTTTTGCCCAAGCCCGCCAACTGGTGACCTGGCATTATCAGTGGATGGTGCTGCATGACTGGGTCGAAAGGCTAACGGAACCCGGCATCGTCGCGAAGATATTGCATGACGGCCGGAAATTCTATCGCTTCAAGCGGGTGCCATTCATGCCCGTCGAGTTCTCGGCGGCGGCGTACCGGCTGGGTCACAGCATGGTGCGTCAGAGATATGCGCATAATCGGGTTTTTACCGGGGCGGATTTTTTCCTGTTCTTCGAATTCACCGGTTTGTCGGGCGGGCTTGTCGGCGATCTCGCTCCCACCCCGCCGACCACTCCGCCCAATACGGCGTTTCCGACCCTGCCCAGCAACTGGATCATCGACTGGCGGCGTTTCCATGAACTCGGGGACATGGGCGGCGCGCCTGTGGCGGTCAATTCTTCCAGGAGGCTTGATCCATTCATCGCCGCTTCGTTGCATAACCTTCCAGGTGGCGGCGGCAATCTGGCGTTCCGCAATCTCAAACGCGGCGTCAATCTGGGCCTGCCGTCGGGTCAATCCGTTGCAACCCACATGAAGATAAAGAACCCGCTGACCCCGGATGAGATTGCTTCCGGGCCCGATGGGATTGTTGCAAAGGCCAAGGGCCTGCATACCTCGACCCCGCTTTGGTACTACATCCTGAAGGAAGCCAAGGTAAGACAGAACGGAGAACGTCTCGGACCGGTCGGCTCAACGATCATATCGGAAGTGTTCGTCGGGCTCGTTCATGGGGATCAGAACTCCTACATCTGGCAGCGCGCGAACTGGAAGCCGACGCTACCGTCGAAGCAGGCCGGTAATTTCACCATGGCCGATCTCCTTCGCTTCGTGGATGACGTCAATCCGATCGGTGATTGA
- a CDS encoding helix-turn-helix transcriptional regulator → MRHDLKAVDNELVDLIYASFLEETSWQQFLDRLAMTMPEGRSTLFYHDAASGAGAFSLHSGLTDQQVNDYNNHYSRINPWMPKALKRKIGLGVTASQMLAHDELEKTEFYNDYLLPAGARSAVGVTILRDQDRSFFLSVLTCRKEHNQNLPAAQILTRLAPHLARVFEHYQTASINKSVAQAGTRLLDLFDLGIIVVGDGGIVKTVSARAQSMLDEGGDIRLSFCGKLQINSSAASRVLHSMLSGRDQEPKFQAFLLDHIRMTIINVQQDQLSSFFNGPTAVLLLEPRNNRYSPADLHDFSDRYMLTAAETRALRGLFSGKSVDGIAADAGLSRETIRSQVKSLYAKANVRSHVELLRLVTFLSSN, encoded by the coding sequence ATGAGACACGACTTGAAAGCCGTCGACAACGAGTTGGTCGATCTTATTTATGCATCGTTTTTAGAGGAAACGAGTTGGCAACAGTTCCTCGATCGGCTGGCCATGACCATGCCCGAGGGCCGGTCGACGCTGTTTTATCATGATGCCGCGTCCGGTGCCGGGGCGTTTTCGCTTCATTCCGGACTGACCGATCAGCAAGTCAATGATTACAACAACCATTATTCGCGAATTAACCCCTGGATGCCGAAAGCATTGAAAAGGAAAATCGGCCTGGGTGTCACGGCAAGCCAGATGCTGGCGCATGACGAACTTGAGAAGACGGAATTTTACAATGATTACCTGTTGCCTGCCGGAGCGAGGTCAGCGGTAGGGGTGACGATCTTGCGCGACCAGGATCGGTCGTTTTTTCTCAGCGTGCTTACATGCCGGAAGGAACACAATCAGAACCTCCCGGCGGCACAAATACTGACCCGGCTGGCGCCGCATCTGGCGCGCGTCTTTGAACATTATCAAACAGCCTCGATCAACAAATCGGTGGCTCAGGCCGGAACCAGGCTGCTCGACCTGTTTGATTTGGGAATTATCGTCGTCGGTGATGGCGGCATCGTCAAAACCGTATCCGCCCGGGCCCAATCCATGCTCGACGAAGGCGGCGATATTCGCCTGTCGTTCTGCGGAAAACTTCAGATCAATTCTTCAGCCGCAAGTCGCGTGCTGCACAGCATGCTCAGCGGCCGTGATCAGGAGCCAAAATTTCAGGCATTCTTGCTCGACCACATAAGAATGACGATCATCAACGTTCAGCAAGACCAACTGTCGTCTTTCTTCAACGGACCAACGGCTGTTCTCCTGCTGGAGCCGCGCAATAACCGGTACTCGCCGGCGGACCTGCACGATTTTTCCGACCGGTACATGCTGACGGCGGCTGAAACCAGGGCACTGCGCGGCCTCTTTTCAGGCAAATCCGTTGACGGGATAGCCGCGGACGCCGGTCTCTCCCGGGAAACGATCAGATCGCAGGTGAAGAGCCTGTATGCAAAGGCAAATGTACGGAGCCACGTCGAGCTCTTGCGGCTCGTAACGTTTTTATCTTCCAACTAG
- a CDS encoding LuxR family transcriptional regulator, which yields MMLSPTTVDHHSLGIATFAEGDRATLASIGERGREQFALPTIPVLAIVDERILARECLSRTLQMSGAGFDIATFDSIDAMYRCDSSRFSAILVYVGDADIERGPVGRSIRKLVLLFHNVPVIIQSEISGLEQVSMALHHGIRGYLSTKVGVDVCIEAISLAIAGGIFIAAENTNDLQGILAKKDFEARSAGKFTPRERDIIQLLREGKANKSIAYELHLAANTVKVHMHNIMRKLNATNRTEAIFKIAADD from the coding sequence ATGATGCTGTCACCAACAACGGTGGACCATCACAGTCTAGGCATTGCGACCTTTGCAGAGGGGGACCGCGCCACGCTCGCCAGTATCGGCGAGCGTGGCCGCGAGCAGTTCGCGCTGCCCACTATTCCAGTCCTTGCTATTGTCGATGAAAGGATCCTGGCGCGCGAATGTCTGTCGCGAACGCTTCAGATGAGTGGCGCTGGCTTCGACATCGCTACCTTCGATTCGATCGATGCGATGTATCGTTGTGATTCATCCCGGTTTTCAGCCATCCTGGTCTATGTCGGCGACGCCGATATCGAGCGCGGTCCGGTCGGACGAAGCATAAGAAAACTGGTCTTGCTCTTTCACAATGTACCCGTGATTATCCAGTCCGAAATTAGCGGTCTGGAACAGGTCAGCATGGCATTGCACCATGGAATCAGAGGCTATCTTTCGACCAAGGTGGGTGTTGACGTTTGCATCGAAGCGATATCGCTTGCGATCGCCGGTGGCATTTTCATTGCCGCAGAGAATACGAATGATCTCCAGGGCATTCTTGCGAAGAAGGACTTCGAAGCGCGGAGTGCCGGGAAATTCACGCCGCGTGAACGAGATATCATTCAGCTGCTGCGCGAGGGAAAGGCCAATAAATCAATCGCCTACGAGCTTCATCTGGCGGCCAATACCGTCAAGGTACACATGCACAACATAATGAGAAAGCTCAACGCGACGAACAGGACAGAGGCCATATTCAAGATTGCCGCAGACGATTGA
- a CDS encoding pyridoxamine 5'-phosphate oxidase family protein: MSTAQVFSSDVAFTPTVKSIQGRKGSRDGYASMEQRGSWRTGVTPDLAQFIESQISVFFATANSEGQPYIQHRGGPAGFLHVLDERTIAFADFAGNRQYITQGNLADNAKAYLFLIDYRTRQRVKLWGEARVVEGDADLMAKLMPENYRARPEQVILFTVSAWDMNCPQHIPLRFDAAEVEAIVAERDERIEVLEAELARLRSGQSSKGRS, from the coding sequence ATGTCAACCGCACAGGTATTTTCCAGCGATGTCGCCTTCACGCCGACGGTCAAGTCGATCCAGGGCCGCAAGGGATCGCGTGACGGCTATGCCAGCATGGAGCAGCGCGGCTCATGGCGGACGGGCGTCACGCCGGACCTCGCGCAATTCATCGAGAGCCAGATCAGTGTATTCTTTGCCACTGCCAACAGCGAGGGGCAGCCCTATATCCAGCACCGCGGAGGCCCGGCGGGCTTCCTGCACGTGCTCGATGAGCGGACCATTGCTTTCGCGGATTTCGCCGGCAATCGCCAATACATCACGCAAGGCAATCTCGCAGATAATGCGAAGGCCTATCTGTTTCTTATCGATTACCGCACGCGCCAGCGGGTGAAACTCTGGGGCGAAGCGCGCGTCGTCGAAGGTGACGCCGATCTGATGGCGAAGTTGATGCCGGAAAACTATCGCGCCCGGCCCGAGCAGGTGATTCTCTTCACGGTGTCCGCCTGGGACATGAACTGCCCGCAGCACATTCCCTTGCGGTTCGATGCAGCCGAAGTCGAGGCGATCGTCGCTGAGCGCGATGAGCGTATCGAGGTTCTCGAAGCAGAACTCGCCCGCCTGCGTTCCGGTCAGTCGAGTAAGGGTCGCAGCTAA
- a CDS encoding LysR family transcriptional regulator — MDRLDAMTVLLAAVETGSLSAASRRLGMPLATVSRKVADLEAHLNTRLLIRSSRRVTLTDAGRAYAEASKAILEQVDEAERAAAGEYITPRGDLTVTAPIVFGRLHVLPVVIEFLKAYPEINLRLSLSDRQVNLVEDHIDLAIRIGNLPDSNLVATKVGSIRRATYASPAYLARRGTPQRPEDLAGHDCITFEGFTSPRVWTFMHGNREVIVPVHSRLSVTTAEAAIDAAVAELGVTRLLSYQAARAVAAGELQIVLESFEPAPWPVSAIYIAQGLVPLKLRAFLDFAVPRLREWMAL; from the coding sequence ATGGATCGCCTGGATGCAATGACCGTCCTTCTCGCTGCCGTCGAGACGGGCAGCCTGTCGGCCGCATCACGCCGTCTCGGCATGCCACTCGCCACGGTGAGCCGCAAGGTTGCCGATCTCGAGGCGCATCTGAACACACGTCTGCTCATCCGTTCGAGCCGCCGTGTCACGCTGACCGATGCTGGCCGCGCCTATGCCGAGGCCAGCAAGGCCATTCTGGAACAAGTCGACGAGGCCGAGCGAGCCGCTGCGGGCGAGTACATCACGCCGCGAGGCGACCTGACGGTCACTGCGCCGATCGTGTTCGGGCGCCTGCACGTCCTGCCGGTTGTGATCGAATTTCTGAAAGCCTATCCCGAAATCAACCTCCGGCTCAGCCTCAGCGACCGTCAGGTCAATCTCGTGGAGGACCATATCGATCTTGCGATCCGCATCGGCAACCTGCCGGACAGCAACCTTGTCGCGACGAAGGTGGGTTCGATCCGGCGTGCCACCTATGCGAGCCCGGCCTATCTCGCACGGCGCGGCACACCGCAGCGGCCCGAGGACCTTGCCGGGCATGATTGCATTACCTTCGAGGGGTTCACATCACCCAGGGTCTGGACTTTCATGCACGGCAATCGCGAGGTTATTGTGCCGGTTCACTCCCGGCTGAGCGTGACGACGGCGGAAGCCGCGATTGACGCGGCTGTGGCGGAGCTCGGGGTGACGCGCCTGCTCTCCTATCAGGCGGCCAGGGCGGTGGCGGCGGGCGAGCTGCAGATCGTGCTGGAGTCGTTTGAGCCGGCGCCATGGCCGGTCAGCGCGATCTATATCGCCCAGGGCCTTGTGCCGCTGAAGCTGCGGGCATTTCTCGATTTCGCGGTGCCGAGGCTGAGGGAGTGGATGGCACTGTAG
- a CDS encoding class I SAM-dependent methyltransferase has product MSTSDNFPATSMPDRDWWAVLWPDPEGMLRRIGVQPEMTVLDLCCGDGYFTAPLARLVGGRVYALDIDPLMIDQAKAEVARQGASVLKWICADAREVARLLPEPVDYVLMANTFHGVPDQPCLARAVRTLLRPQGVFCIVNWHAAAREETPVLGKPRGPGTDMRMSPDAVRTVVEPEGFRTARPVELPPYHYAAIFAQSSDES; this is encoded by the coding sequence ATGTCCACGAGCGACAATTTTCCCGCTACTTCCATGCCCGATCGGGATTGGTGGGCCGTCCTCTGGCCAGATCCGGAGGGTATGCTGCGGCGGATCGGCGTGCAGCCGGAGATGACGGTCCTCGATCTTTGCTGCGGCGACGGCTATTTCACCGCACCGCTGGCCAGGCTTGTCGGCGGGCGGGTCTACGCCCTTGATATCGACCCTCTGATGATTGACCAGGCCAAGGCCGAAGTCGCCCGTCAGGGAGCCTCGGTGCTGAAATGGATTTGCGCCGACGCGCGCGAGGTCGCGAGGTTGCTTCCAGAACCGGTCGACTACGTCCTCATGGCCAATACATTCCATGGCGTGCCGGATCAGCCCTGCCTTGCACGCGCGGTGCGCACGCTGCTTCGCCCGCAAGGGGTGTTCTGCATCGTGAACTGGCACGCCGCCGCAAGGGAAGAAACGCCCGTGCTTGGAAAGCCACGTGGGCCGGGTACTGACATGCGCATGTCTCCGGATGCTGTCAGGACTGTCGTTGAGCCTGAGGGATTTCGAACCGCTCGGCCCGTGGAACTGCCTCCCTATCATTATGCAGCCATCTTCGCGCAATCATCGGATGAATCCTGA